AGGGACTGGACAACTGCCGCTTCTGTCCTGGCTCTCAGTGCTGCGTGGAGGACGGGCCTGAGAGCATTGACTCCATCATTGACATGGATGCGGTGTGCAAGAGGGTCACCACGCTGGGTCTGGATGTGACAGTGACCATCTCACAGGATGCCGGCAGGTAGGGCGCTGTGGGCCCTGTGGTGGGTGTGAGGGGGTCCCCCTGGCTGGCTGAGGCTGGTACTGGCAAGCCCAGTCTGTCGGCTTTGGCCTTTTTGGATGGAGCACTCAACACACATGAAGCACAGAACTAGTTGCCACTGTTGGCCTCTGTGTTGGAGGCTCCATGCTGCACACATCTGTGCACGGGTGCATCTGTGCTGACCATTGCTTTTCCTGGTCATTCCCCAGCAGCACAGGATAACCATGACCCCATAGTATCTCCATTGTATCTGATATTCTAAGTCTTCTAGAGAGGACTGAAGCCCCTGGGAGGACGCGTGCAGGTTTTGTGCAAATACTACTCACCATGTGGAGGGTCTTGAGAATCCCTGGGGGTTGAACCAGGTCCCCGTAACCTGGTCTAGGACTTCATCtggctttgctttgttttcacgTGGGTGGGGCACATCACATGCATCTCCCTGGGAATCCCCTTCCCCAGTTTCCATTTGGGAGCAGCCAACATGCATCTCGGTGGGTTCTCCGCTCCCCGCGCTCTGCTGCCTTCCTTGTGGACGACTTCGTAGTATTCCACTGGGCGGGGAGAACCAAAGTCCATCAAGCCCCCTCCGTTAGCAGACATGGAGATTGCCGTCAGTTTTTCTGCCTTTTTACGTAATCGTGAAGGTCCTTGTTTTTTGCTCTCCTGGACCCTCGTGCGGATGTTTCCCAAGAGGAGATTCTCGAACCTGGAAATGCCAGGTTGAAAAGTCCGCACGGTCATGATTTCACTGGCCCGTGCTGTCGCCTTCCCCGGGGACAGGCAGATGTGGTTCCCACCAGCACCGTCCCAGCCTGCCCACTTCTCCACGTGGACCCCAGCACTTGGAGTTGGCCGGGCTTTCCGTGCTTGCCCGTGGGGAAGGGGCAGTGGTCTCCCATTTGGCAGATGGCTGTGTGCCCGGGGCGTCTTCCCGCGGGTCGGATGCTCGGCCACCTGCGTGTCGCCGGGCTGACCTGGTTTGTCCTTGCTCCCGTGTCCTGTGGGTCAGGTACCTGTGTGACTTCACCTACTACACCTCCCTGTACCAGAGCCACGGCCGCTCGGCCTTCGTCCACGTGCCCCCGCTGGGCAAGCCCTACAACGCCGACCAGCTGGGCAGGGCGCTGCGGGCCATCATCGAGGAGATGCTGGACTTGCTGGAGCAGTCAGAAGACAAGCTCAGCTACCGCCACAAACACTGAGCGCCGCAGGCCTCCCAAGACCTCGCCCCGTGGACCCAAGAGGGACATCGCCCTCAGGGGCCTGGCCAGGAAGACCAGCGGTCGTCCCCGGTCACCCGGCTCCTCTCTCTCTGCAGAAGCTCCGGTGGACTTGAAGCAGAGGCTGGGGCTTCTCCTGTTACCCTGTGCACTGGGGGACACAGCCGCCACAGCCAGGAGGTCAACCAGTGGGCCCAGACGCCCCGGGAATCCTGGTCAGGTGGCCCGTGCCCTGTGACCTCCGGCCGGGCCGCCTGCTCCTGTGCCTCCCACGTCTGTGGGTGGAGGAGAGCCAGCCCCTGGCTCCTGGCTGGTTTGTCTCAAATTTAAGTCTCATGAAGAGTCTCAGCCCAAAACTGTCCCCCAAAGCTTGGGTGGCCCCAGATGGGGCCGCCCTGGGACGGTtggttttattctctctttttttctatttttgaggaCAGTCGTGGGAGCTGGGGGCCAAGAGCGACTGGTGTCCCCTTTGCCAACCCGTGGCTCGGCCGAGGACAGACGGGCCTTTTCTTTCTCCCAGGGTGTGGCCTCTTTGGCCTCTGGCCCCCAAAACTGGACTTGACTCTTGTCTTTGTGTCGGGACAACAGTGGCCAGGCCACAGTGCAGCCATGGGGACCTGGTCCCTTGACACCAGAGCTGTGCGCCGTCCCTGGAGGCCTCCTGCACCCGTGGGACAGCCGCTCTGGGCCGCTGGGGGTCCGTTAACACCTAAAGTAGCCGCCACCTCGCTGGGCATctgggcctggggcctggagctGGCGTCCTGGAGTGTCCCCACGTGTCCCTGCAGGAACTGGCGGGCCCCGGTGGGCTTCTTGTGAGTGGTCTCTGGGACGTCCCCAGGACTCGGGAGTCGCTCTACCTCGCTCCCTGCCCACTCTGAACTTGGCGGGCAGGGCCAGCGGTCTCCCTCAGCAGGTGGCCTGACCCTGACACCTGCAGGAGAGAGCGTCCTCCTGTAGCCATGCCACCAAGGAAGGAAGATGGGCGTCTGGGGAACCATCGGCTTTTCTCTGGGGACGAGGTTTCCCTATTGCCCTGGGAGGGCGCCACTGGACCCTGTCCCTGGTTGAGTCCTGCTTGGGTCCCGCCAGGTTCTGCAGCCCCAGGCAGGTGGCTGGGCTCTCtgactcccttcccttccctcccgtTCCCAGGTCGGTGGGGCCTCGCGGACCTGCCGCATGGTTCAAGGTCGCCTGGCCATCTGGGACCTGGCGGTGGTCCTCTGGGACCTGGCGGGTCTTGGCCACCGTGTCCTGAGCCCTGGCTGTCCCTGGGAGGCCAGCGGCACGGTTGTGTGACCCGGCTCTGCTCTGGGCAGCGGGCTGGACTGTGGCTGGCAGGTTAAGGTGATTGGGACCCTGCCACCTCCATGCCAGCCCTTGCTCTGTTGGGCACTGTCCCCCCAAGTCCCCAGCCTGAGCACGGGGTCTCCAGAGAGCCACGTGCTCGGCGGCTTCTGTGACAGAAGGACGTGGGGCTCTCGGGACGTGGGGCCCCGGGATCTCATTCAGACCGACCCCAGGCTCCATCAGGCCATCTCTGTCCCCCAGAGGCCCCAGGGCAGGAGGGGCGGTCCTGGGCTCTCTGGGCACCTGCCCAGACCTTTCCAGCTCTtgtccctgtccctccctgtgTTCCTGGTCCTGTGTGGCTCCGCCCCTCAGAGGTGTGACGTCCTGCACGTCGCCGTCCTGCCTTCCTCATGAGCTGCCGCTGCCATGCGCAGCGCAGGGCGGCTCTCACGTCATCAGATGCCATTAAACACGTCACTCACGTCCTGCCAGCTTTTATTTCCTCAGGGGGTGACGTTTTGTGACGTGTCTGTTGGGTGAACTCATCGCTCACTCCGTGGtcggtctgtctgtctgtgttgGTCCCTGTGTGAGAAGGGAGGACCGAGGCTCCCTGTCCCCCCTCATCTTCAGACCCAGGAGCTGGCAGACGGTCGGTCTGAGATGGGGAAGGCGGTGACGGTCTTCGTGGTGGAGAGTCAGGCTGGGGACGGACGTGGCGGgcagctgggggaggagggaggtgacGCTGGGCGGGTCTGTGGGAAGCAGCCGGGGAGCCCCTGGGTGCTGAGGAGGGGACGGTGAGCAGCCTGGACCTGACGATGGCTCCCTTTTCACAGGTGCCACAGCCTGTGACCTCTGTGTCTCCTGCAGCCCTGGGGCCCGGGGAGGAGGTGGGTGGCCTGTGCAGGCTGTAGCCGGAGAAGGAAGTGAgactggggggtgggaggggaaaagggCGAGGGGAAGTCTGACCGGTGAACTGAGCTTGGGGTCACCTGGTGACACCTACGACCTGCCCGGCGGGCAGGTCCCCGAGGCCACTCACGCAAGGCTGGCCAGGGGAAGGAGGGCTGAGTCATGGATTCCCAGCCAGTGCcagattttttaagaaaatgtcatgTTGTGCCGGGCACGGGGTGGCACGCGCTTGTgattccagtaactcaggaggctgaggcaggaggatcgcaagctcaAGGCTgacctcagcagcttagtgaggcccttagcgacttggcaagaccctgtctcaaaaagggctggggatggggctcagtggttaaggccaCCGGGCTCACtctccaggaccaaaaaaagaaagaaaagaaagggaaaatgtcACATTGCAATAGTTTCAGCGAAGGGAAATCCCTGCTCTATTCTTTGCTGGCGTGGAAACGTCTAGAACAGCCAGGGTCTGCTCCGAGGCAGGGGGGCTGTTTGTCCTAGGAGcctcctggggagcagggccacctGGTGTGTGGCTCTGGGCTGGAGGGGCTGCAGGAGACCCACCCCCCCTCCTGGCTGCCTGTCTAGACTGTTGACCTTTGACCTCCCCGCCCCCTCACAGCGTCTGCACCCAGAAGTGGGGACAAAGCTCCTTTCTTCTCTGTGGCCTCAGCCTCTGCCCCAGACTGTGGGGCGGCCTCGGAGGCTGCAGCCGGCCTCGGGCACCAATGGCCTCACAGACACACGCGGGCGCCCGAGGGCCGGGACAGTGAAAGGGCTTTGTCTCCTGCTCCAGGTGCAAATCCTCACGGGGCCGGGCTGGGGGCGAGGGGGGGAGTGTGTTTGTTGTGGGGAAGTTGGGGACCCCCCAAGACCCTGGGCACGAGGCTCCTGGGGGCAGGCCTGGCCGACGTCCCTGTCTGCAGGGCTCAGGCCTCTGTGGGGGGTGCTGAAGCCCTCACCCAGACGTCCCCATCCCGGTGGCCTGTGTCTGGGCTGGTTGTCACACACTGTCTGGGCCCTCTGAGGACCTTGGAGGCGcagcccagccccctcctgtcctctccccctccctcccctcccccacttccccTGACCTTTCTCCCGTTGCCCAGCGACACACAGAAGTGCCTGCCCTGCTCCCGTGCTCGCGGGGCACAGAGAAGGGGACAGGTCCTGGTGCTGGCAGTGGCCATGGCCCCCTCCACCTGGACCCAGGTTGGCCCGCGCCAGGGTTCTGCCTGGAAGTCCCCCGGCTCTGGGTTCCTCACAGCCTGTGGCGTCCCCGTCCTGGCCCACGAGGAGAGGCCACAGCTGGGCCTTGGGAAGGGGCCCCCTTTCCTCCTGGCTTGTTCTGGGGCCCGCCCAAATCTCaggttttcattttgttctcaatTCCTAGGAAATAGTTGTTCTTGCTGAAAGTGACTGTTTTCTGTCCCCCAGGGAGGGCCCGCCCCTCCGTCCCCAGTGTGGCTTCCCCCCCACCTGAGGGCCTGCCAGTGCCTTGTCTGAGACCCCGTTCCGTGTCCGGGGTCCCCTGGAGCAGAGGAGGGTCTGCTGGGCTCTGGGAGACTCCACACTTGACACCCCAGAAGCAAATAAAATAGTTGAAATGTGTCATTTTCTGTGTGTCCTTGTGTGAGGCTGGCCTCGGTGGGGTCATCGCAGCCTGGGCGTCAGTGGGCAGAGGGGACGCCTCTCACTAGGTCTTCCATCCTGGGTGGGTGACGTGGTACTCGGCTCGTGGCAGCTGTTAAGAGGGTGCTGAATGAATGAGAAGAGGGATTTTGTGGTGTTTTTGCTACTGAGgcctgaacccaggggtgctttgtcaccaagccacatccccagcccctcttattttttatcttgagacaggatcttgctaagttgctgaggctggcctcaaacttgagatcctcctgcctcagcctcctgagtagctgtcgCTACTGTACCCCAGAAGAGAGGACTTCTTATTGCGTGTTCTCTGTCCTCAAATCCAGGtgccgggctggggttgtggctcagcctcgaatgtgcaagaccctgggttcgatcctcagcaccacataaaaagaaatgaataaaggtattgtgtccctggGGTCAGGGGTGTgtctcagcggtaaagcactcacctagcatgcgtgaggccccgGGTTTGATGCCCAGTatggcaaaaacaaataaaaaccagtgGCCTTTGTTTTAATGCACAGAGTGGTTGAGGAACTTGCTCATGGTCACGCAGCAAGGGGGAGCAGTTGCTAGAATTAGAACCATGATCTGTGTCAACCTGTACATGTACAACCCCCGACAGTGGGTGGCATGGCCCCTTATACAGACAAGGAAACTCGAGCCCCACCCGTGGAAGCCCCCCGTCTTCATGCCACAGCTGTGGAGAAGAGGGGGCTGGGGCATGAGCCAGGCCAGACTCTCCAGAGCTGAGCAGTTTGCAGAACACAATAGGATCTTTCCTCGCTCATGTCTGACCTTGTCCTGGATGAAGAccccccctccccagctccatgGATGTCTCAAGAATCACCCTGTGGTGGGGCTTTAGTAGTCAGGAAAGCATTTGGGGGGACATGAGGCCCATGAGAGAGGGAAGCCTTGGAGCCACTGAGAACCCAGAgtcttttttgcttattttttgagatggggtcttgctgtgttgcccagaccggcgttgaactcctgggctcaagtgagcctcctgcctcagcctcccaagtagttgggactgTAGGTGGTGCCACCACTGCGCTGGCCTGGGCCACACCTTGGAAAGCTCTCTCCACCGTCCAGGAGCACCAGGCTgagaaccaagcctttaacacggGGCTCTTTGGGGACCTTGAAGACCCAAACCACGGGCTCAGCGACAGCGTGTGTGTATGCCTGAAGCCCCgggtccatccccagcaccacaaaaaaaaggaagaaagaaactatagCAAAAAAGCAGGATGACTTGCA
This is a stretch of genomic DNA from Ictidomys tridecemlineatus isolate mIctTri1 chromosome 2, mIctTri1.hap1, whole genome shotgun sequence. It encodes these proteins:
- the Pgpep1 gene encoding pyroglutamyl-peptidase 1 isoform X4; this encodes MATTVTLEKCGHNKGYKGLDNCRFCPGSQCCVEDGPESIDSIIDMDAVCKRVTTLGLDVTVTISQDAGRATAARPSSTCPRWASPTTPTSWAGRCGPSSRRCWTCWSSQKTSSATATNTERRRPPKTSPRGPKRDIALRGLARKTSGRPRSPGSSLSAEAPVDLKQRLGLLLLPCALGDTAATARRSTSGPRRPGNPGQVARAL
- the Pgpep1 gene encoding pyroglutamyl-peptidase 1 isoform X3, with translation MEQPRKAVVVTGFGPFGEHTVNASWIAVQELEKLGLGDSVDLHVYEIPVEYKTVQRLIPALWEKHSPQLVVHVGVSGMATTVTLEKCGHNKGYKGLDNCRFCPGSQCCVEDGPESIDSIIDMDAVCKRVTTLGLDVTVTISQDAGRYLCDFTYYTSLYQSHGRSAFVHVPPLGKPYNADQLGRALRAIIEEMLDLLEQSEDKLSYRHKH
- the Pgpep1 gene encoding pyroglutamyl-peptidase 1 isoform X2; this translates as MEQPRKAVVVTGFGPFGEHTVNASWIAVQLVVHVGVSGMATTVTLEKCGHNKGYKGLDNCRFCPGSQCCVEDGPESIDSIIDMDAVCKRVTTLGLDVTVTISQDAGRATAARPSSTCPRWASPTTPTSWAGRCGPSSRRCWTCWSSQKTSSATATNTERRRPPKTSPRGPKRDIALRGLARKTSGRPRSPGSSLSAEAPVDLKQRLGLLLLPCALGDTAATARRSTSGPRRPGNPGQVARAL
- the Pgpep1 gene encoding pyroglutamyl-peptidase 1 isoform X1, with translation MEQPRKAVVVTGFGPFGEHTVNASWIAVQELEKLGLGDSVDLHVYEIPVEYKTVQRLIPALWEKHSPQLVVHVGVSGMATTVTLEKCGHNKGYKGLDNCRFCPGSQCCVEDGPESIDSIIDMDAVCKRVTTLGLDVTVTISQDAGRATAARPSSTCPRWASPTTPTSWAGRCGPSSRRCWTCWSSQKTSSATATNTERRRPPKTSPRGPKRDIALRGLARKTSGRPRSPGSSLSAEAPVDLKQRLGLLLLPCALGDTAATARRSTSGPRRPGNPGQVARAL